The Triticum dicoccoides isolate Atlit2015 ecotype Zavitan chromosome 6A, WEW_v2.0, whole genome shotgun sequence genome has a window encoding:
- the LOC119316404 gene encoding signal peptidase complex catalytic subunit SEC11A-like, with protein MKIRHALTQSVTFLVMVVALLVLVPEGIMLVTGVKTPAMAVLSESMEPGIKKGDMVFVHNMSNEPFHVGEIILFKVDGFEHPVVHRVIKVHEHRDTGEIRILTKGDNNSVDDRFLYASGQLWLQPHDIIGRVAGYLPYAGWPTVFISESYRVSLFLLMKDVAEWSKHYNS; from the exons ATGAAGATCCGGCATGCGCTCACCCAATCCGTCACCTTCCTCG TTATGGTCGTTGCATTGTTGGTGCTGGTGCCCGAGGGAATAATGCTAGTGACGGGTGTCAAGACACCGGCGATGGCCGTTTTGTCGGAAAGTATGGAGCCTGGAATTAAAAAG GGTGATATGGTGTTTGTGCACAACATGAGCAATGAACCTTTCCACGTAGGAGAGATCATTCTTTTCAAGGTTGATGGCTTTGAACATCCAGTTGTCCATCGCGTGATCAAG GTTCACGAGCATCGAGATACTGGAGAAATCCGAATACTCACCAAAGGGGACAACAATTCAGTGGATGACCGATTTCTCTATGCGAGTGGGCAGCTTTGGCTTCAACCGCATGACATTATTGGACGGGTTGCAGG CTACCTGCCATATGCTGGATGGCCTACTGTCTTCATCAGTGAATCTT ACAGGGTCTCTCTTTTCCTTCTAATGAAAGATGTTGCTGAATGGTCGAAGCACTACAACTCCTGA